A stretch of Bacillus pseudomycoides DNA encodes these proteins:
- a CDS encoding YceG family protein, protein MFSRFTLHPYALKEEADLKQFETILEKRPQYELTENEMKFSYIACRIIGVPNDVDEYFNELFDYSEAKGIHVLHEQNLNKVIDPEKLRHIQEVFTLHQEAQNGLTVNRLVAHLSGKQLLPKVDNPDLQHYIHTTFIDVLKLYEKQHNQSLKTEGFRRFLIDIIKLSENYVAKWFSTINYKKQMPRIVWYGDAKESRIYFLYFLIMLGCDVLYYHPEGKDGFESVDDEEKTVVISHSGRISLEPFPDRRRERVATVAYQASKEIEQVLHHDNSLLYKPWQFRAYTPVARTLKTTYDELFLITKEKAFVRPTFFVENKHIYIPSLFAKVSGVSKNDKEYFQRLKAVTSFDNSLLINTFPFTKEQKANFQFHYRDALDRAGKLHPDQIMNSHWWPHKRLPEGLQHGIAEAIIHTCESELCKPVGKETKQEVALYVFAQLSQIPPHILELLEKFDYSQEVPKIVIFNNEKSGELTRSDAVLLLFLNQIGIDVLHFNPTGRNDIEPYIEAEAFDSHWLEEVNFDLEFHGSSAYKNLSQTIKGLFRPFL, encoded by the coding sequence GTGTTTTCGCGTTTTACACTTCATCCATATGCCTTAAAAGAAGAAGCTGATTTAAAACAATTTGAAACGATTTTAGAAAAGCGGCCGCAGTATGAATTAACAGAGAATGAGATGAAATTTAGCTACATAGCTTGTCGTATTATTGGTGTCCCTAACGATGTAGATGAATATTTTAATGAACTGTTTGATTATAGTGAAGCGAAAGGTATTCATGTACTGCATGAACAAAATTTAAATAAAGTAATTGATCCTGAGAAGCTTCGTCATATTCAAGAAGTATTCACACTGCATCAGGAAGCACAAAATGGTCTTACAGTAAATCGCCTTGTTGCACATTTATCAGGCAAACAATTGTTACCAAAAGTCGATAATCCTGATTTACAACACTATATACATACAACATTTATCGATGTATTAAAATTGTACGAGAAACAGCATAATCAATCGTTAAAAACAGAAGGTTTTCGACGTTTCTTAATTGATATCATTAAATTAAGCGAAAATTACGTAGCAAAATGGTTTTCGACAATTAATTATAAAAAACAAATGCCTCGCATCGTTTGGTATGGGGATGCGAAGGAGAGTCGTATCTATTTCTTATATTTCCTTATTATGCTCGGGTGTGATGTTTTATATTATCATCCAGAAGGAAAAGATGGCTTTGAAAGTGTTGATGATGAAGAAAAAACTGTTGTTATTTCACATTCAGGTCGTATTTCACTTGAGCCATTTCCAGATCGGCGCCGTGAACGCGTCGCAACGGTGGCTTATCAAGCATCGAAAGAAATTGAACAAGTACTCCATCACGACAATTCTTTATTATATAAACCGTGGCAATTCCGCGCATATACACCTGTAGCACGTACATTGAAAACAACATATGATGAATTATTTTTAATTACGAAAGAGAAGGCGTTTGTACGTCCAACATTCTTTGTGGAAAATAAACATATTTATATTCCGTCTTTATTTGCGAAAGTGTCAGGTGTTTCGAAAAATGATAAAGAATACTTTCAAAGGTTGAAGGCAGTAACGTCATTTGATAACAGCTTGTTAATTAATACATTTCCATTTACAAAAGAACAAAAAGCAAACTTTCAATTTCATTATCGAGATGCATTGGACCGTGCTGGAAAATTGCATCCCGATCAAATTATGAACAGTCATTGGTGGCCGCATAAGCGTTTACCTGAAGGGTTGCAGCATGGAATTGCAGAGGCGATTATTCATACGTGTGAAAGTGAACTTTGTAAACCTGTTGGAAAAGAAACAAAACAAGAGGTAGCGCTGTATGTTTTTGCACAGCTTTCTCAAATTCCACCTCATATTTTAGAGTTACTTGAGAAATTTGATTATTCGCAAGAAGTCCCTAAAATTGTTATATTTAATAATGAGAAAAGCGGAGAATTAACTCGTTCTGATGCTGTCTTATTGTTGTTCTTAAATCAAATCGGAATTGATGTACTTCACTTCAATCCGACAGGAAGAAATGATATTGAACCGTACATTGAAGCAGAGGCATTTGATTCCCACTGGCTTGAAGAAGTGAATTTTGATCTTGAATTTCATGGTTCATCGGCCTATAAGAATTTATCTCAAACAATAAAAGGGCTATTTCGTCCATTTTTATAA
- a CDS encoding TerD family protein: MVIQLQKGQKIDLGKTSPGLTKAVIGLGWDIKSYDGGSDYDLDASAFLLDANGKCTKETNFIFYNNLQSPCESVLHTGDNRTGAGEGDDEQLVVDLTKVPADVHRIAITVTIYDAEGRNQNFGQVANAFARLANEETNEEVLRFDLGEDFSIETAVVFCELYRHNGQWKFNAVGSGFQGGLGALVRAYGLDA, from the coding sequence ATGGTTATTCAATTACAAAAAGGACAGAAAATTGATTTAGGTAAAACAAGCCCAGGTCTTACAAAGGCAGTTATCGGCCTTGGGTGGGATATTAAATCATACGACGGTGGATCTGACTATGATTTAGATGCATCTGCTTTTTTATTAGATGCAAATGGAAAATGTACGAAAGAAACAAATTTTATTTTCTATAATAACTTACAATCTCCTTGTGAATCGGTTTTACATACAGGTGATAACCGTACTGGTGCAGGCGAAGGTGATGATGAGCAACTTGTTGTAGATTTAACGAAAGTTCCAGCAGATGTGCATAGAATTGCAATTACCGTTACGATTTATGATGCAGAAGGACGTAATCAAAACTTTGGACAAGTTGCAAATGCATTTGCGCGTCTAGCAAACGAAGAGACAAATGAAGAAGTTCTTCGTTTTGATTTAGGGGAAGATTTCTCCATTGAAACAGCAGTTGTCTTTTGTGAATTATACCGTCATAATGGACAGTGGAAGTTTAATGCAGTAGGAAGTGGATTCCAAGGTGGATTAGGTGCGCTTGTAAGAGCGTATGGCTTGGATGCGTAG
- a CDS encoding TerD family protein — translation MASISLKKGQKVDLTKTNPGLSNVLVGLGWDTNRYDGQNDFDLDVSIFLVGANGKVSGSEDFVFYNNPKGANGSVEHLGDNRTGEGEGDDETIKVDLKNVPAHIERICFTITIYDGESRSQNFGQVSNSFVRIIDEEKGAELIRYDLGEDFSIETAVVVGELYRHAGDWKFNAIGSGFQGGLGALCNNFGLDVE, via the coding sequence ATGGCATCGATTTCGTTGAAAAAGGGACAGAAGGTAGATTTAACAAAAACAAATCCAGGTCTTTCTAACGTTCTTGTAGGTCTTGGTTGGGATACAAATCGCTATGATGGACAAAATGATTTTGATTTAGATGTTAGTATTTTTCTAGTAGGTGCAAATGGAAAAGTATCGGGTTCAGAAGACTTTGTGTTTTATAATAACCCAAAGGGTGCAAATGGTTCGGTAGAGCATTTAGGAGATAATCGTACTGGTGAAGGCGAAGGCGATGATGAAACAATTAAAGTAGATTTAAAGAATGTTCCTGCTCATATTGAGCGTATTTGTTTCACAATTACAATTTATGACGGAGAAAGCCGCAGCCAAAACTTTGGACAAGTATCTAATTCTTTCGTACGTATTATAGATGAAGAAAAAGGTGCAGAGCTAATTCGTTATGATCTTGGTGAAGACTTCTCTATTGAAACAGCAGTAGTAGTAGGTGAATTATATCGTCATGCTGGGGATTGGAAATTTAATGCAATCGGAAGTGGATTCCAAGGTGGACTGGGTGCTTTATGTAACAACTTTGGTTTAGATGTAGAGTAA
- a CDS encoding TerC family protein — protein MSILQSILDTYAQFFDLDMWIKVLQDPVSWGLIGTLVVLEGLLSADNALVLAVMVKHLPEEKRKKALFYGLIGAYVFRFIAIGIGMFLIKLWWVKVLGALYLAWLSVKYFIDKKKGESEEEEAHGMNQNSILFRMFGVFWGTVVMVELMDIAFSVDSVLAAFGVSNEVWILLLGGMLGILMMRGIAGVFLRLLERIPELESTAYILILIIAAKMLLSVIHIEVPHWLFFMILVIAFGATFILHYMRKGQAREEIAATKEKGK, from the coding sequence ATGAGTATTTTACAGAGCATTCTTGATACATATGCCCAATTTTTTGATTTGGACATGTGGATTAAGGTGTTGCAAGATCCAGTTTCTTGGGGATTAATCGGTACACTTGTTGTACTCGAAGGTTTATTATCTGCTGATAACGCACTTGTGTTAGCGGTAATGGTAAAACATTTACCAGAGGAAAAACGAAAAAAAGCATTGTTTTATGGATTAATTGGTGCATATGTATTCCGCTTTATTGCGATTGGAATCGGGATGTTCTTAATTAAACTATGGTGGGTTAAAGTACTTGGTGCACTTTACCTTGCTTGGTTATCAGTGAAGTATTTCATTGATAAGAAAAAAGGTGAAAGTGAAGAAGAAGAAGCTCATGGCATGAACCAAAACAGCATTCTCTTTAGAATGTTTGGCGTATTTTGGGGAACGGTTGTAATGGTTGAATTAATGGACATTGCATTCTCTGTAGATAGCGTTCTTGCAGCATTTGGTGTTTCTAATGAAGTTTGGATTCTACTATTAGGTGGAATGCTTGGTATTTTAATGATGCGTGGTATTGCCGGCGTATTTTTAAGATTACTAGAACGTATTCCTGAGCTTGAATCAACAGCTTATATTTTAATTTTAATCATTGCAGCGAAAATGTTATTATCTGTTATTCATATTGAAGTGCCACACTGGCTATTCTTTATGATTCTTGTTATCGCATTTGGTGCAACATTTATTTTGCATTATATGCGAAAAGGACAAGCCAGAGAAGAGATTGCAGCTACTAAGGAAAAAGGTAAATAA
- a CDS encoding TerD family protein has protein sequence MPIILEKGQKIDLTKGQPRVAKLQVGLGWDPIGQSGGFLSSLFGSKPNIDCDASVIMLENDRFLNKNDLVYFGNKLSACGSIIHSGDNLTGEGSGDDETIFVELHKVPSRINRLVFVVNIYDCVNRRQDFGMIQNAYIRIQNPQTREELARYNLSENYGGKTTLVAGEMYRHGSEWKFSAVGEGTKDKNLSEVVSRHQ, from the coding sequence ATGCCTATTATTTTAGAAAAAGGACAGAAGATTGACTTAACGAAGGGACAACCAAGAGTAGCAAAATTACAAGTTGGTTTAGGATGGGATCCAATTGGACAATCAGGTGGATTTTTATCTTCATTATTTGGAAGCAAACCAAACATCGATTGTGATGCATCTGTGATTATGCTAGAAAATGATCGTTTTTTAAATAAAAATGATCTTGTTTATTTTGGAAATAAACTCTCTGCTTGTGGAAGTATTATTCATTCAGGTGATAATTTAACAGGTGAAGGTTCTGGCGATGATGAAACAATTTTCGTAGAATTACATAAAGTTCCGAGTCGCATTAATCGTTTAGTATTTGTTGTAAATATTTATGATTGCGTGAATCGTCGCCAAGATTTTGGAATGATTCAGAACGCATATATTCGTATTCAAAATCCGCAAACACGTGAAGAATTAGCACGGTACAATTTATCGGAAAATTACGGCGGGAAAACAACGTTAGTTGCAGGCGAAATGTATCGTCATGGAAGTGAATGGAAGTTTTCAGCAGTTGGAGAAGGTACGAAAGATAAGAATTTAAGTGAGGTTGTATCACGTCATCAGTAA
- a CDS encoding SH3 domain-containing protein, translating to MKQTTKQIITGTFIATAASFVTTNAFAQEENSATVDATNLNIREQPTTQSKVVGKVKQGTTVQVLGKEKEWAKISHDGKEGYVSLQFLKMKLSNPTVETKQQPTINGGQKETGVVTVPRLNVRNSPVLGNSIVGHVTKNEKVTVLGKANGWAKIEYKGKEGYVSLEFLKFEEAVQKIVAPQTHQQAIIHNSTQERGTITATSLRVRSAVNTNSAILGNLKNGEKVTILGKENGWAKISYKGNEGYISLEFVKVESGKQEKKPGNITNGVQENGTITATSLRVRSAANTNSAILGNLKNGEKVTILGKENGWAKISYKGNTGYISLEFVKVESGKQEEKPGNITNGVQENGTITATSLRVRSAANTNSAILGNLKNGEKVTILGKENGWAKISYKGNTGYISLEFVKVESGKQEEKPGNITNGVQENGTITATSLRVRSQANTSSAILGNLKNGEKVTILGKENGWAKISYKGNEGYISLEFVKVESGKQEEKPGNITNGVQENGTITATSLRVRSQANTSSAILGNLKNGEKVTILGKENGWAKISYKGNEGYISLEFVKVESGKQEEKPGNITNGAQENGTITATSLRVRSAANTNSAILGNLKNGEKVTVLGKENGWAKISYKGNEGYISLEFVQIGMDPANPTVPGQVIEERAVVNASLLNVRKGSSTGTAIIGHLKNGETVTIVAKENGWAKIRFSGGEGYVSLQFLKMKQGSSSYEIVTSSQKIQKPNEVEAERIMKNMKEDAYITSGGKVVDMKQGFVRANGVIHIYDIQTGKKLTYVKGGADLKFVKVVGNRIHVKIDGLTGYVNIDDVTLHPTMTGAATSYYSAKNGKLYHNVYNASTGKYATYQVGNAPKHLKEGERYEAFDKTQIGGKDSYQYFEYVPLRVTSTYTGEEIDSFLRKSNANSPLVGLGKYFVSAAEKYKMNAGYLLSHAILESGWGTSRIAQDKKNLFGFRAVDSDPYNGATGFKTWEEGIDFCAAYIDKHYLTPSGNTYNGGNLGDKAQGMNVMYASDENWGQQIASLMYRLDAINGSKDLNKYRLGTLKTGSVVYKNLAGDPNGSTSRNIMVAIKNAIHTPQGSYYEIVSDNKAYNSVYVKIESVNLVNSY from the coding sequence ATGAAACAAACGACAAAACAGATTATAACGGGTACATTTATAGCAACGGCAGCATCTTTTGTTACCACAAATGCTTTTGCACAAGAAGAAAATTCAGCGACAGTGGATGCAACGAATTTAAATATACGTGAACAACCGACAACACAAAGTAAAGTTGTGGGGAAAGTAAAGCAAGGGACGACTGTACAAGTTTTAGGAAAAGAAAAAGAGTGGGCTAAAATTTCTCATGATGGGAAAGAAGGCTATGTCTCTCTACAATTTTTAAAGATGAAATTGTCAAATCCAACTGTTGAAACAAAACAGCAACCAACAATTAATGGTGGACAAAAAGAAACTGGTGTTGTTACAGTGCCACGTTTAAATGTAAGGAATAGCCCTGTTTTGGGAAATTCAATTGTTGGACATGTTACAAAAAATGAAAAAGTAACAGTTTTAGGAAAAGCAAATGGATGGGCAAAAATTGAGTATAAAGGAAAAGAAGGTTACGTTTCTTTGGAGTTTTTAAAATTTGAAGAAGCAGTACAAAAGATAGTAGCCCCTCAAACTCACCAGCAAGCGATAATTCATAACAGTACACAAGAGAGAGGAACAATCACCGCAACAAGCTTACGAGTAAGAAGTGCAGTGAATACAAACAGTGCGATACTTGGAAACTTGAAAAATGGAGAAAAGGTGACAATTCTAGGGAAAGAAAATGGCTGGGCGAAGATTAGTTATAAAGGAAACGAGGGCTACATCTCACTAGAGTTTGTGAAGGTAGAATCCGGGAAACAAGAAAAGAAACCAGGAAATATCACAAATGGAGTACAAGAAAATGGAACAATCACCGCAACGAGCTTACGAGTAAGAAGTGCAGCGAATACAAACAGTGCGATACTTGGAAACTTGAAAAATGGAGAAAAGGTGACAATTCTAGGGAAAGAAAATGGCTGGGCGAAGATTAGTTATAAAGGAAACACAGGCTATATCTCACTAGAGTTTGTGAAGGTAGAATCCGGGAAACAAGAAGAGAAACCAGGAAACATTACAAATGGAGTACAAGAAAATGGAACAATCACCGCAACGAGCTTACGAGTAAGAAGTGCAGCGAATACAAACAGTGCGATACTTGGAAACTTGAAAAATGGAGAAAAGGTGACAATTCTAGGGAAAGAAAATGGCTGGGCGAAGATTAGTTATAAAGGAAACACAGGCTATATCTCACTAGAGTTTGTGAAGGTAGAATCCGGGAAACAAGAAGAGAAACCAGGAAACATTACAAATGGAGTACAAGAAAATGGAACAATCACCGCAACGAGTTTACGAGTAAGAAGCCAAGCGAATACAAGTAGTGCAATACTTGGAAACTTGAAAAATGGAGAAAAGGTGACAATTCTAGGGAAAGAAAATGGCTGGGCGAAGATTAGTTATAAAGGAAACGAAGGCTACATCTCACTAGAGTTTGTGAAGGTAGAATCCGGGAAACAAGAAGAGAAACCAGGAAACATTACAAATGGAGTACAAGAAAATGGAACAATCACCGCAACGAGTTTACGAGTAAGAAGCCAAGCGAATACAAGTAGTGCAATACTTGGAAACTTGAAAAATGGAGAAAAGGTGACGATTCTAGGGAAAGAAAATGGCTGGGCGAAGATTAGTTATAAAGGAAACGAAGGCTACATCTCACTAGAGTTTGTGAAGGTAGAATCCGGGAAACAAGAAGAGAAACCAGGAAACATTACAAATGGAGCACAAGAAAATGGAACAATCACCGCAACGAGCTTACGAGTAAGAAGTGCAGCGAATACAAACAGTGCGATACTTGGAAACTTGAAAAATGGAGAAAAGGTGACGGTTCTAGGGAAAGAAAATGGCTGGGCGAAGATTAGTTATAAAGGAAACGAAGGTTACATCTCACTAGAGTTTGTTCAAATTGGAATGGATCCTGCAAATCCAACTGTTCCTGGACAAGTTATAGAAGAACGAGCAGTTGTAAATGCTTCTCTATTAAATGTTCGTAAAGGTTCATCTACGGGAACTGCAATCATTGGCCATTTGAAAAATGGAGAGACTGTGACAATAGTTGCTAAAGAGAATGGTTGGGCCAAAATTCGTTTTAGCGGCGGTGAAGGTTACGTCTCATTACAATTCTTAAAAATGAAACAAGGTTCTTCTTCGTATGAAATTGTTACTTCATCTCAAAAAATCCAAAAGCCAAATGAAGTAGAAGCTGAGCGAATTATGAAAAATATGAAAGAAGATGCTTATATTACAAGTGGCGGTAAAGTTGTTGATATGAAGCAAGGGTTTGTTCGCGCAAATGGTGTTATTCATATTTACGATATTCAGACTGGGAAGAAGCTTACATATGTAAAAGGTGGAGCAGATTTAAAGTTTGTAAAAGTTGTAGGTAATCGTATACATGTGAAAATTGATGGATTGACAGGATATGTGAATATAGATGATGTAACATTGCATCCGACAATGACAGGGGCAGCAACTTCTTATTATTCAGCAAAAAATGGGAAACTATATCATAATGTGTATAACGCTTCTACTGGTAAATATGCGACGTATCAAGTTGGAAATGCACCGAAGCATTTGAAAGAAGGCGAGCGCTATGAGGCATTTGATAAAACACAAATTGGTGGGAAAGACAGTTATCAATACTTTGAATATGTACCACTACGTGTAACTTCTACGTATACAGGAGAAGAGATTGATAGTTTCTTACGTAAATCTAATGCTAATAGTCCTCTTGTTGGACTCGGAAAATATTTTGTAAGTGCAGCAGAGAAGTATAAGATGAATGCCGGGTACTTGTTATCACATGCCATTTTAGAGTCTGGTTGGGGAACAAGTCGTATTGCGCAAGACAAGAAAAATTTATTTGGATTTAGAGCAGTAGACTCAGATCCGTATAACGGAGCGACTGGATTTAAAACATGGGAAGAGGGCATTGATTTTTGTGCAGCATACATCGATAAACATTACTTAACGCCAAGTGGAAACACGTATAATGGTGGGAATTTAGGTGATAAAGCACAAGGCATGAATGTTATGTATGCAAGTGATGAAAACTGGGGACAACAAATTGCATCACTTATGTACAGACTAGATGCAATAAATGGAAGTAAAGATTTGAATAAATACAGACTTGGAACATTGAAGACAGGTTCAGTAGTATATAAAAATTTAGCTGGAGATCCAAATGGTTCCACGTCTCGAAATATAATGGTGGCGATTAAAAATGCGATTCACACTCCACAAGGGTCATATTATGAAATTGTTTCAGATAACAAGGCGTATAATAGTGTTTATGTGAAGATTGAATCAGTAAATCTTGTAAACTCTTATTAA
- a CDS encoding toxic anion resistance protein, protein MNNNPIVLDPKTELNEQTAQDVRLQLRQDAEVQRIYNAVDIKDQLELIELGKEPSMEISRFADQILHTMSLSKIEDSGELLKQLGKIMDRFDSKDFAEEKSGFFSRMFKKADKMIEQIFSKYQTMGREMDKVYVEITKYQDEMKKSIGTLDGLYEQNLKYYVDLEKYVVAGEMLLERLNTELVPMYEERVRNNDQLAGIELESLRNSVEILEQRIDDLEKARMVALLTAPQIRMIQRGNNKLIGKINTAFITTIPIFKNGIIQAVNAKRQKLVADSMAELDRRTNELLKKNAQNIATQSVEVARLSGSSSIKMETLEETWNIISRGMQETQQIEEQNKREREESRKRMAELTENIKKELQG, encoded by the coding sequence ATGAATAATAATCCTATCGTATTAGATCCGAAAACGGAATTAAATGAGCAAACAGCACAAGATGTTCGCTTGCAACTGAGACAAGATGCTGAAGTTCAACGTATTTATAATGCTGTAGATATCAAAGATCAATTGGAGTTAATTGAGCTGGGGAAAGAACCTTCTATGGAAATTTCTCGTTTTGCAGACCAAATTTTACATACGATGTCCTTATCCAAGATAGAGGATTCCGGTGAATTATTAAAGCAACTTGGTAAAATTATGGACAGATTTGATAGTAAAGATTTCGCGGAAGAGAAAAGTGGCTTTTTCTCGCGTATGTTTAAAAAAGCAGATAAAATGATTGAACAAATTTTTAGTAAGTATCAAACGATGGGCCGTGAAATGGACAAAGTGTACGTGGAGATTACGAAATACCAAGATGAAATGAAAAAATCAATTGGTACGTTAGATGGCTTATATGAACAAAACTTAAAATATTATGTAGACCTAGAGAAATATGTAGTAGCAGGAGAAATGTTACTAGAGCGTCTAAATACAGAATTAGTTCCGATGTATGAAGAACGCGTTCGTAACAACGATCAATTGGCAGGTATTGAATTAGAATCTTTAAGAAACTCTGTCGAGATTTTAGAGCAGCGCATTGATGATTTAGAGAAGGCTCGTATGGTTGCGTTATTAACAGCACCACAAATTCGCATGATTCAGCGTGGTAATAATAAATTAATTGGTAAAATTAATACAGCATTTATTACAACAATTCCTATTTTTAAAAATGGAATTATTCAAGCTGTGAATGCGAAACGTCAAAAGCTTGTTGCGGATTCTATGGCGGAACTTGATCGTCGCACAAATGAACTACTTAAGAAAAATGCACAAAACATTGCAACGCAAAGTGTAGAAGTAGCAAGGCTTTCAGGTTCTTCTAGTATTAAAATGGAAACACTTGAAGAAACATGGAATATCATTTCAAGAGGTATGCAAGAAACACAGCAAATTGAAGAACAAAACAAACGTGAGCGTGAAGAAAGCCGTAAACGTATGGCGGAACTTACGGAGAATATTAAAAAAGAATTGCAAGGGTAA